The nucleotide sequence AGGAATTGGAGGCGCACAGCAGCAGGCGCAGGCGGCATCGGCATTGGCTCCATAATACTCTCCCGAACCTCACCCTGCTGTTCCCAAATCAGCCGTTGACCACTGGGCAGTATCTGACTGACCTGAACCAGTTCAGCCTTTGCCCTGTCCGATCCAAAGCCCAGCTGCCCGGATTTTGCCATGGCCCGGACCACCGCAGGCAGGCGTTTGCAGGCCGCCCCGGCCAGCACCAGGCCGTGGCTGAATTGCCCACCCGGCGAAATATTCGCCGCACCGCATTGCTCACTATGAAAGATATGGGGCAGGGGAACGGTGCCCACCTTGCGCATCATTTCTGCCTCGGGCGGTCTGGGGCCTTTGATAAAAAAGGCGAAATCGCATTGATGACGGAGCATGCAGTCGCTACAGTCGGCATTCGGGGCGATGCAGCTCTGCTGATGCAGGGCCAACCCGAACACACTGCGCCGGAGTGGATCGGAAAATTCCGGCAGGGTCAGGCGGTCACGGGCCGTAAAGGTGAAGCGATATTCAGCAAGGAGGAGTTCCGGGGTGCAGTTGCGCATAACGTTTTTTTCTTTGCGGCGGAAGGAAAAAGAGACAACCACCTGATTCGTCCACACATTCATGGCAGCATATCGAAGAACATAGCAAACCGCCACCCCCTTGTCAACGCAGCTTTTTTAGGGATTGACATCTTTCTTTATAGTGGTAATTTGAGAAAATTCATAAGGATATTGACAGGGCATCCTTCAT is from Candidatus Electrothrix sp. GW3-4 and encodes:
- the cas6 gene encoding CRISPR system precrRNA processing endoribonuclease RAMP protein Cas6, with translation MNVWTNQVVVSFSFRRKEKNVMRNCTPELLLAEYRFTFTARDRLTLPEFSDPLRRSVFGLALHQQSCIAPNADCSDCMLRHQCDFAFFIKGPRPPEAEMMRKVGTVPLPHIFHSEQCGAANISPGGQFSHGLVLAGAACKRLPAVVRAMAKSGQLGFGSDRAKAELVQVSQILPSGQRLIWEQQGEVRESIMEPMPMPPAPAAVRLQFLTPYLPSDKAFRPDTLEISRLLMAVIRRVSLLQYFYMGCPLEADFRALKERAAQSELISIDLRPHTSTCWSARQGRVVEFRGFLGTVDFAPAEPELFWPFLLLGQRLHIGKQASKGFGRYQLLER